In Entomomonas moraniae, one DNA window encodes the following:
- a CDS encoding penicillin-binding protein activator LpoB — MKLLTGLLMATLSFGVLAQEAKPKVAVTDLAYEQQVKDYINVVDSNNNTNVNSHNGNTIGNYSDNSNSKYNKVEGTYTYIEQRELHKFVGDIKGDLRKTGLVDLIQGRPYSGDPELENINDIIARIEKGDFKGADYVLFGRISDIQFNNNVMNIQHTNTYSKSLSLNVVAEFSLINASTYEIKAAFTAMGEAKDLKLVNSLDKQVTLNRAKLVSSVSQALGKDVTNQVVEQLTGQTPAEEYNPPVRHNVPADIAPTVIRRP; from the coding sequence ATGAAACTATTAACAGGATTATTGATGGCTACTTTATCCTTTGGCGTATTAGCTCAAGAGGCAAAGCCTAAGGTTGCTGTAACGGATTTAGCATATGAGCAACAGGTAAAGGACTATATTAATGTTGTTGACTCTAATAATAATACTAATGTTAATTCTCATAATGGAAATACGATCGGTAATTATTCAGATAATTCAAACTCGAAGTATAATAAAGTTGAAGGTACGTATACCTATATTGAGCAGCGTGAGCTACATAAATTTGTTGGCGATATAAAGGGTGATTTAAGAAAAACAGGGCTAGTTGATTTGATTCAAGGACGTCCTTATTCTGGTGACCCTGAGCTTGAAAACATTAATGATATTATTGCGCGTATTGAAAAGGGTGATTTTAAAGGTGCTGACTATGTGTTGTTTGGCCGTATATCGGATATTCAATTCAATAATAATGTGATGAATATTCAGCATACAAACACCTATTCAAAATCTTTATCGTTAAATGTAGTTGCTGAGTTTAGCCTGATTAATGCAAGTACCTATGAAATTAAAGCTGCTTTTACCGCGATGGGTGAAGCTAAAGACCTCAAGTTGGTTAATAGTCTAGATAAACAAGTTACTTTAAATCGAGCTAAGTTAGTTTCTAGTGTTTCACAAGCATTGGGTAAAGATGTTACTAATCAGGTAGTTGAGCAATTAACAGGCCAAACACCTGCTGAAGAGTATAATCCACCTGTTCGTCATAATGTTCCTGCCGATATAGCGCCAACGGTGATTAGACGACCATAA
- the lpoB gene encoding penicillin-binding protein activator LpoB, translating to MFKLRSISFLAAALIVAGCADNSPMVRGERDVSYGDPNAVEVVNTDFGSTDLQTIATDMARSLAQSGVLRGRPVIQVYDVQNKTDQYIDTRNITDSIKSQLMKSGVARFASDNTRMQSQVDQLKLQNDSGLYKESTVAKTGNMIAAKYRLEGTITTISKKSKKIKDVYYKFTLELFDVESGLSEWMDEKEIRKTENR from the coding sequence ATGTTTAAACTACGTAGTATTTCTTTCTTAGCTGCTGCATTAATAGTGGCAGGTTGTGCTGATAACTCACCAATGGTTAGGGGTGAGAGAGATGTGAGTTATGGTGACCCTAATGCAGTAGAAGTCGTTAATACCGATTTTGGTTCAACCGATTTACAAACGATTGCTACTGACATGGCGCGTTCTCTTGCTCAATCGGGTGTATTACGTGGGCGTCCAGTGATACAAGTGTATGATGTACAAAATAAAACAGATCAGTACATTGATACACGTAATATTACTGACTCAATTAAATCACAGTTAATGAAGTCGGGTGTAGCGCGCTTTGCGAGTGATAATACACGTATGCAAAGCCAGGTTGATCAACTTAAACTACAAAATGACAGTGGTTTATATAAAGAGTCAACAGTTGCAAAAACCGGTAATATGATTGCAGCTAAATATCGTTTAGAAGGAACTATTACAACTATTAGCAAGAAGTCAAAAAAGATTAAAGATGTTTATTATAAATTTACATTAGAGTTATTTGATGTAGAATCAGGCTTGTCTGAGTGGATGGATGAAAAAGAAATCCGTAAAACAGAAAATCGATGA
- a CDS encoding YcfL family protein has translation MRSQLKLVGLFLMALLTIVGCSNNKHPNLVEMGKVKNIEVMEAQKSRQNGFLVIKVAVENTSSSNQNINYRFQWLDDQGFPVGNEENWKSKLIYGKQKTFINSIAPMMEATDFRIEIQEP, from the coding sequence ATGCGTTCACAATTAAAATTAGTTGGTTTGTTTTTGATGGCCTTGTTGACGATAGTGGGCTGTTCTAATAACAAGCATCCTAACTTGGTTGAAATGGGCAAGGTTAAAAATATTGAAGTGATGGAGGCTCAAAAATCCAGACAAAATGGGTTCTTAGTGATTAAAGTAGCCGTTGAAAATACTTCCAGCTCTAATCAAAATATTAATTACCGTTTTCAATGGCTAGATGATCAAGGGTTTCCTGTCGGAAATGAAGAAAATTGGAAAAGTAAATTGATTTATGGTAAACAAAAAACATTTATCAATAGTATTGCCCCTATGATGGAAGCAACTGATTTCCGTATTGAAATTCAAGAGCCATAA
- a CDS encoding COG3014 family protein — protein MVRRNSYVFLILLFLASCATFRNYNQELDAVIEQVNTGNIDGAINTLDNNNKDNKDLLFFFEKGELLRLKADLPASQSVWMNANQQIQAWEDQVKINPAQYVNNVMAFIVNDKVMRYDGHDYEKVMLTTQMALNFLAMDDWASARVAITQTHEREALIKQVHDLLYSKEEDLASEKGINTKFQDLNGYPIETLNTPSVVNLKNSYQNAFSHYLAGFIYEALGERSLAAPGYRNAIELRPNIPVLEDGLKNLTSNIDRPANQSDVLVVVESGFAPRRKAFNLTLPIPTNDGIIQISISLPVIEDVGYTQPFSNIMINGRNYPLTEITSINAMARKALRDELPMIILRTVSRATIRAVTQQQLNKEVSPWAGLAVGVAGMFLEQPDLRTWRTLPDSISIARLTLPKGAQTITLPNGEQFNVMISNSYHVFQFRQTGNKVYRP, from the coding sequence ATGGTAAGGCGTAATAGTTATGTGTTTTTAATACTGTTGTTTTTAGCCAGTTGTGCTACGTTCCGTAATTATAATCAAGAGCTAGACGCTGTTATTGAACAAGTTAATACAGGTAATATTGATGGAGCAATCAATACCCTAGACAACAATAATAAAGATAATAAAGATTTATTGTTTTTCTTTGAAAAAGGCGAGTTGCTACGCTTGAAAGCTGACTTACCGGCGAGCCAGTCAGTTTGGATGAATGCTAACCAACAAATTCAAGCGTGGGAAGATCAAGTTAAAATTAATCCAGCCCAGTATGTTAATAATGTCATGGCCTTTATAGTTAATGACAAAGTGATGCGTTATGATGGCCATGACTATGAAAAAGTTATGTTAACAACGCAGATGGCATTAAATTTTTTAGCCATGGATGATTGGGCTTCGGCCCGTGTTGCTATTACTCAAACCCATGAGCGTGAGGCACTGATAAAACAAGTACATGATTTATTGTACTCGAAAGAAGAAGACTTGGCCTCTGAAAAAGGTATTAACACAAAATTTCAAGATTTAAATGGTTATCCTATAGAGACACTGAATACACCCAGTGTGGTCAATTTAAAAAATAGCTACCAAAATGCGTTTAGCCATTATTTAGCAGGTTTTATTTATGAGGCATTAGGTGAGCGTAGTTTAGCTGCTCCAGGATATCGTAATGCTATTGAATTGCGACCTAATATCCCAGTGTTAGAGGATGGATTAAAAAACTTAACCTCTAATATTGATCGCCCTGCTAATCAAAGCGATGTCTTAGTAGTTGTAGAATCTGGCTTTGCCCCACGAAGAAAAGCCTTTAATTTGACGTTACCGATTCCTACGAATGATGGCATTATTCAAATTTCTATTTCATTGCCTGTAATTGAAGATGTTGGTTATACACAGCCATTTAGTAATATTATGATTAATGGGCGTAATTATCCATTGACCGAGATTACTAGCATTAATGCAATGGCTCGTAAAGCATTGCGTGATGAGTTACCAATGATTATTTTACGGACGGTGAGCCGAGCCACAATTCGCGCAGTAACACAGCAGCAGCTTAATAAGGAAGTTAGCCCTTGGGCAGGCTTAGCCGTGGGGGTTGCTGGTATGTTTTTGGAGCAACCAGACTTAAGAACTTGGCGTACATTGCCAGACAGCATTTCTATTGCCCGCTTGACCTTGCCGAAAGGGGCGCAAACCATCACTTTGCCAAACGGCGAGCAGTTTAATGTAATGATTAGTAATAGTTATCATGTATTTCAGTTTAGACAAACAGGAAATAAAGTTTATAGACCTTGA
- a CDS encoding C40 family peptidase: MLKRFLLLIVFFGLSACSTNNHIKTPKNPTTASFPASADEVSISAMSLIGTPYTWGGNTPDSGFDCSGLIVYVYKGAGVKLPRTTQAMSSLTKPTVNKKSLKTGDLIFFATSGGRKVSHAGIYVGNGRFVHAPSSGGVVRLNNLNESYWSKTFLLGKRIIQN; this comes from the coding sequence ATGCTAAAAAGGTTTTTATTATTGATTGTTTTTTTTGGACTATCAGCGTGTTCCACTAATAACCATATAAAAACACCTAAGAATCCTACGACCGCAAGCTTTCCAGCTTCTGCTGATGAAGTATCTATCAGCGCAATGAGTTTAATAGGTACTCCTTATACATGGGGAGGGAATACACCTGATTCTGGTTTTGACTGTAGTGGGCTTATTGTCTATGTCTATAAAGGGGCTGGCGTTAAGTTGCCACGTACAACTCAAGCAATGAGTAGTCTGACAAAACCAACAGTAAATAAAAAGAGTTTGAAAACCGGAGATTTGATCTTCTTTGCTACCAGTGGTGGGCGTAAAGTTTCCCATGCTGGTATTTATGTAGGGAATGGCCGATTTGTTCATGCACCTAGTTCTGGTGGTGTTGTACGTTTAAATAATTTAAATGAAAGTTATTGGAGTAAAACTTTTTTGTTAGGCAAACGTATTATTCAGAATTAA
- a CDS encoding C40 family peptidase has protein sequence MKKLFLLCVCLGLASCSSKPPPPSYVTYPTPSSPFDVSLNRELFYEQGNVINTSLFGVKQVFYGSESDVNLAKKPSNSPVINNIISHAYSLVGKPYRYGSESLTKGFDCSGFVGYLYGKEAGIELPRSTRQMIRIDAPKVVSKSKLKPGDVLFFATGKRGQVSHTGIYIGNKFFVHAANSRKGVRIDSLNSGYWSAKFLEAKRIIE, from the coding sequence ATGAAGAAGTTATTTCTATTATGTGTTTGTTTGGGTTTGGCGAGTTGTTCGAGTAAACCTCCACCGCCATCTTATGTTACATATCCTACGCCAAGCTCACCGTTTGACGTATCACTTAATCGTGAGCTTTTTTATGAGCAAGGTAATGTAATAAATACGTCATTATTTGGCGTTAAGCAAGTGTTTTACGGATCTGAAAGTGATGTGAATCTGGCTAAAAAGCCCAGTAACTCACCTGTTATTAATAATATTATTTCTCATGCGTATAGCTTAGTAGGTAAGCCTTATCGTTATGGTAGTGAGTCTTTGACGAAAGGATTTGATTGTAGCGGTTTTGTCGGTTATCTGTATGGTAAAGAAGCCGGGATTGAGCTACCCAGATCGACACGCCAAATGATAAGGATCGACGCACCCAAGGTTGTGTCAAAAAGTAAATTAAAACCCGGTGATGTTTTATTTTTTGCCACAGGTAAAAGGGGGCAAGTGAGTCATACGGGAATTTACATCGGTAATAAGTTTTTTGTTCATGCTGCCAATAGTCGTAAAGGTGTCCGTATTGATAGTTTAAATAGCGGTTATTGGAGTGCTAAGTTTTTAGAAGCTAAGCGCATAATCGAGTAG
- a CDS encoding bifunctional O-acetylhomoserine aminocarboxypropyltransferase/cysteine synthase — protein sequence MKFETLAVHAGYKPDPTTHAVAVPIYQTTSYAFDDTQHGADLFNLAVPGNIYTRITNPTNAVLEERVTALEGGVGGLALASGMAAITAAIQTIAEAGDNIVSVAKLYGGTYNLLAHTLPRFGVETRFAPHDDFKALEGLIDARTKLVYCETISNPSGNIVDIEALATIAHRHGIPLMIDNTVASPVLCRPFEHGADIVVHSLTKYIGGHGTSLGGMVVDSGKFPWHQYPERFSMLINPDPSYHGVSYTETFAEAAYIARCRVIPLRNMGAALSPFNAFQLLQGVETLPLRMERHCENALKVAKFLEQHPQVGWVKYAGLENNPEYSLAKKYMNGTPAAILSFGIKGGFEAGAKFIDALKLVLRLVNIGDTRSLACHPASTTHRQLSEDELTRAGVSQDMIRLSVGIEHIDDILADLTQALAATKN from the coding sequence ATGAAGTTTGAAACGTTAGCCGTTCACGCGGGTTATAAGCCTGATCCTACAACGCATGCAGTTGCCGTACCGATTTATCAAACAACTTCTTATGCTTTTGATGATACACAGCATGGCGCTGATTTATTTAATCTAGCGGTGCCGGGTAATATTTATACGCGTATTACTAACCCTACCAACGCCGTATTGGAAGAACGGGTGACTGCATTAGAAGGTGGTGTCGGTGGGTTAGCTTTAGCTTCAGGCATGGCTGCTATTACAGCAGCTATTCAAACTATCGCAGAGGCTGGGGACAATATTGTCTCAGTTGCTAAGCTTTATGGTGGTACTTACAACCTATTAGCGCATACATTGCCACGTTTTGGCGTAGAAACACGTTTTGCCCCTCATGATGACTTTAAAGCATTGGAAGGGTTGATTGATGCACGCACTAAGTTAGTTTATTGTGAAACGATCAGTAATCCATCAGGAAATATTGTTGATATTGAAGCCTTAGCAACTATTGCCCATCGCCACGGTATTCCGTTGATGATTGATAATACAGTGGCCAGCCCTGTACTTTGTCGTCCATTTGAGCATGGTGCAGATATTGTGGTGCACTCGTTAACCAAATATATTGGAGGGCATGGTACCAGTTTGGGTGGGATGGTAGTTGATTCTGGCAAGTTCCCTTGGCATCAGTATCCAGAACGCTTTTCTATGTTAATTAATCCTGATCCTTCTTATCATGGGGTAAGTTACACAGAAACTTTTGCAGAAGCAGCTTATATAGCTCGTTGCCGTGTTATTCCTTTGCGTAATATGGGGGCTGCGCTTTCGCCATTTAATGCTTTTCAATTACTGCAAGGTGTTGAAACCCTCCCACTAAGAATGGAACGCCATTGTGAGAATGCATTAAAGGTTGCAAAGTTTTTAGAGCAACACCCGCAAGTAGGTTGGGTTAAATATGCTGGCTTAGAAAACAATCCAGAATATTCTTTAGCCAAGAAATACATGAATGGAACCCCTGCAGCTATTTTATCATTTGGTATTAAAGGTGGTTTTGAGGCGGGTGCAAAATTTATTGATGCATTAAAACTTGTATTGCGTTTAGTTAATATTGGGGATACTCGTTCATTAGCGTGTCACCCTGCATCGACAACACATCGTCAACTAAGTGAAGATGAATTGACGCGAGCTGGGGTAAGCCAAGATATGATTCGCCTTTCTGTGGGGATTGAGCATATTGATGATATTTTAGCTGATTTAACGCAGGCTCTCGCTGCAACAAAAAACTAG
- a CDS encoding AI-2E family transporter, translated as MNNARLLSINLASVIIVGLSLLLILPLKLLPCLIAGLLTYEIIVSLTNIFKQRIESRVARILAVGLLTIIVITGLSFAFMSTFSFLMHEANHPEQLLKKLLLIIEKARNQLPENIDQFLPATAEDIKRNISQFIMGHLEELRTFGKGAAHLFVTVLIGMILGAIIALQPSPNPNTLKPLAARLFTRVNRLAKSFHDIVFAQIKISMLNTFFTAAFLLIVPHIFGEHLPLVKTLILVTFFVGLIPVIGNLISNTVIFIVALSVSFWVASCVLVYLILIHKLEYFLNARIVGGQIRARAWELLLAMLVFEAAFGLAGVIAAPIYYAYLKSELRAEKLV; from the coding sequence ATGAACAATGCTCGCTTATTGTCTATTAACTTAGCTAGTGTCATCATTGTTGGGCTAAGCCTATTGCTTATATTGCCTTTAAAACTTCTTCCTTGTTTAATTGCAGGGCTTTTGACTTATGAAATCATTGTCTCACTTACCAATATTTTCAAGCAACGTATTGAAAGTAGAGTTGCCCGTATTCTAGCAGTTGGCCTACTGACGATTATTGTTATTACAGGTTTAAGTTTTGCTTTTATGAGTACTTTTTCTTTTTTAATGCATGAAGCTAATCACCCCGAACAACTGTTAAAAAAGCTATTGTTAATTATTGAAAAAGCTCGAAACCAATTACCGGAAAATATTGATCAATTTCTTCCTGCTACAGCTGAAGATATTAAAAGAAATATTAGTCAGTTCATTATGGGACATCTAGAGGAATTAAGAACTTTTGGTAAAGGCGCCGCCCACTTATTTGTCACCGTTTTAATTGGCATGATATTAGGCGCTATCATCGCATTGCAGCCTTCCCCTAATCCTAATACATTAAAGCCTTTAGCTGCCCGCTTATTTACAAGGGTTAATCGTTTAGCTAAATCATTTCACGACATCGTGTTTGCACAAATTAAAATATCAATGCTAAACACTTTTTTTACAGCAGCTTTCTTATTGATTGTGCCGCATATTTTTGGCGAACATCTACCCCTCGTCAAAACGCTAATCTTAGTTACATTCTTTGTTGGGCTAATTCCTGTCATCGGTAATCTAATTTCTAATACTGTTATTTTTATTGTGGCCCTTTCCGTTTCATTCTGGGTGGCAAGTTGCGTACTGGTCTACTTAATCCTCATTCACAAGCTAGAATACTTTCTAAATGCCCGAATTGTGGGTGGGCAGATTCGTGCACGAGCATGGGAGCTACTACTGGCCATGCTCGTATTTGAGGCTGCTTTTGGGTTGGCCGGCGTTATCGCCGCCCCTATTTATTATGCTTATCTAAAAAGTGAACTACGCGCTGAAAAACTGGTTTAA
- a CDS encoding toxin-antitoxin system YwqK family antitoxin, with amino-acid sequence MKRFILILIYLCSSSLYAQTDQQLLLLQAMSADWKVGQVVATKTITPRNKYTANIERRFLGVTPEGYYKVQEFYIDIGAPFFYKKYPKNTPYTSAYNLINIEDVIRSQFYNDSPKQHKPSIQGSYILYDDNGKVDIAGQYDHGKKIGFWRYYLEDKIYSTKQYKEDRLIKTIDHHYYE; translated from the coding sequence GTGAAACGATTTATTCTTATTTTGATTTATTTATGTTCTAGTAGCCTGTATGCTCAAACAGATCAACAGCTATTACTATTACAAGCAATGTCTGCTGACTGGAAAGTAGGACAAGTGGTTGCCACTAAAACAATAACTCCTCGTAATAAATACACTGCAAATATTGAACGACGCTTTCTTGGAGTAACGCCAGAAGGTTACTATAAAGTACAAGAATTTTATATTGATATTGGGGCCCCTTTTTTCTATAAAAAATACCCTAAAAATACGCCTTATACTTCTGCTTATAACCTAATCAATATTGAAGATGTAATCCGTTCACAATTTTACAATGATTCCCCCAAACAGCATAAGCCATCTATTCAGGGCAGTTATATCTTGTACGATGACAATGGCAAAGTCGATATAGCTGGGCAATACGATCATGGAAAAAAGATAGGTTTTTGGCGCTATTACTTAGAAGATAAAATATATAGCACAAAACAATATAAAGAAGACCGACTCATCAAAACCATTGATCATCACTACTACGAATAA